Proteins from a single region of Thunnus maccoyii chromosome 23, fThuMac1.1, whole genome shotgun sequence:
- the dyrk2 gene encoding dual specificity tyrosine-phosphorylation-regulated kinase 2 isoform X2, protein MLTKKPGASVLPTGKVGEPVYSPGHSGSQTTSPIALPPLRNINHNPLTGGSKATMSDAVQLSSQSQVHVTQLYEENTNKRPVLTSQPNGLAPLSSTRPGLPLPDRQTSASDGPHHCRQGSAASNKSADSKPKPTALTPEQSMKQFMAKMSSFEHHEVFSYPEVYFVGPNAKKRSGVMGGANNGGYDDDQGSYIHVPHDHIAYRYEVLKVIGKGSFGQVVKAFDHKSQSHVALKMVRNEKRFHRQAAEEIRILEHLRKQDKDSSMNVIHMLENFTFRNHICMTFELLSMNLYELIKKNKFQGFSLPLVRKFAHSILQCLDSLHKNRIIHCDLKPENILLKQQGRSGIKVIDFGSSCYEHQRVYTYIQSRFYRAPEVILGSRYGMPIDMWSLGCILAELLTGYPLLPGEDEADQLACIIELLGMPSQKLLDASKRAKNFVSSKGYPRYCTVTTLPDGTTVLNGGRSRRGKVRGPPGSKDWSAALKGCDDPLFLDFLKQCLEWDPALRMTPSQALRHPWLRRRLPKPPAGTTTGEKTSSSKRGTTDGAITSISKLATTSTTTTSSSSKTRTNLAAITDANGNIQPRTVLPKLVS, encoded by the exons ATGTTAACCAAGAAGCCCGGAGCCTCGGTCCTCCCGACGG GCAAAGTGGGCGAGCCGGTCTACTCTCCTGGTCACAGCGGCTCTCAGACAACGTCACCCATCGCCCTGCCGCCGCTTCGCAACATCAACCACAACCCCCTGAcg gGAGGCTCTAAAGCCACCATGTCGGACGCTGTCCAGCTATCGTCGCAGTCGCAGGTCCACGTCACCCAGCTGTATGAGGAGAACACCAACAAGCGTCCGGTCCTGACCTCCCAGCCCAACGGCCTGGCACCACTCAGCTCCACCCGGCCAGGCCTGCCCCTGCCGGACCGCCAGACCTCGGCCTCAGATGGCCCCCATCACTGCCGCCAGGGCAGCGCTGCCTCTAACAAGTCCGCGGACAGCAAGCCAAAGCCTACCGCGCTGACGCCGGAGCAGTCCATGAAGCAGTTCATGGCCAAAATGTCGTCGTTCGAACACCACGAGGTTTTCAGCTACCCTGAGG tgtattttgTTGGTCCAAATGCTAAGAAGAGGTCAGGAGTCATGGGCGGAGCCAACAACGGCGGCTATGACGATGATCAGGGATCCTACATCCACGTCCCACATGACCACATCGCATACCGCTACGAAGTCCTGAAGGTCATCGGCAAGGGCAGCTTTGGACAG GTGGTGAAGGCCTTCGACCACAAGTCTCAGAGCCACGTGGCTCTGAAGATGGTCCGCAACGAGAAGCGGTTCCACCGgcaggcggcggaggagatcCGCATCCTGGAGCACCTGAGGAAACAGGACAAAGACTCGAGCATGAACGTCATCCACATGCTGGAGAACTTCACCTTCCGAAACCACATCTGCATGACCTTCGAGCTGCTCAGTATGAACCTGTACGAGCTCATCAAGAAGAACAAGTTCCAGGGCTTCAGCCTCCCGCTGGTCAGGAAGTTCGCCCACTCCATCCTGCAGTGTCTGGACTCGCTGCACAAGAACCGCATCATCCACTGCGACCTCAAGCCCGAGAACATTTTACTCAAGCAGCAGGGACGCAGCGGAATCAAG GTCATAGATTTTGGTTCCAGCTGTTACGAACATCAGAGAGTTTATACCTACATCCAGTCCAGGTTCTACAGAGCGCCAGAGGTCATTCTAG GCTCCAGGTATGGGATGCCTATCGACATGTGGTCTCTGGGTTGCATCCTGGCTGAGCTGCTGACCGGTTACCCGCTGTTGCCGGGTGAAGATGAAGCAGATCAGCTGGCCTGCATCATCGAGCTACTGGGCATGCCCAGTCAGAAGCTCCTTGACGCCTCCAAGCGAGCAAAGAACTTTGTGTCATCCAAAGGCTACCCGCGGTACTGCACTGTTACGACACTGCCCGACGGCACCACTGTGCTGAATGGCGGGCGCTCGCGTCGGGGGAAGGTACGCGGCCCGCCGGGCAGCAAGGACTGGAGTGCAGCACTGAAGGGCTGTGATGACCCACTGTTCCTGGACTTCCTCAAACAGTGTCTGGAGTGGGACCCGGCGCTCAGGATGACGCCCAGTCAGGCGCTGCGCCACCCGTGGCTGAGGAGGCGACTCCCCAAACCGCCGGCAGGAACCACCACGGGGGAGAAGACCTCCTCGTCCAAAAGGGGAACCACCGACGGCGCCATCACCTCCATCTCCAAACTCGCGACAACCTCCACAACCacaacatcctcctcctccaaaaCCAGGACTAACTTGGCAGCAATCACCGACGCCAACGGAAACATCCAACCTAGGACGGTTCTGCCAAAGTTGGTCAGCTGA
- the dyrk2 gene encoding dual specificity tyrosine-phosphorylation-regulated kinase 2 isoform X3, giving the protein MSDAVQLSSQSQVHVTQLYEENTNKRPVLTSQPNGLAPLSSTRPGLPLPDRQTSASDGPHHCRQGSAASNKSADSKPKPTALTPEQSMKQFMAKMSSFEHHEVFSYPEVYFVGPNAKKRSGVMGGANNGGYDDDQGSYIHVPHDHIAYRYEVLKVIGKGSFGQVVKAFDHKSQSHVALKMVRNEKRFHRQAAEEIRILEHLRKQDKDSSMNVIHMLENFTFRNHICMTFELLSMNLYELIKKNKFQGFSLPLVRKFAHSILQCLDSLHKNRIIHCDLKPENILLKQQGRSGIKVIDFGSSCYEHQRVYTYIQSRFYRAPEVILGSRYGMPIDMWSLGCILAELLTGYPLLPGEDEADQLACIIELLGMPSQKLLDASKRAKNFVSSKGYPRYCTVTTLPDGTTVLNGGRSRRGKVRGPPGSKDWSAALKGCDDPLFLDFLKQCLEWDPALRMTPSQALRHPWLRRRLPKPPAGTTTGEKTSSSKRGTTDGAITSISKLATTSTTTTSSSSKTRTNLAAITDANGNIQPRTVLPKLVS; this is encoded by the exons ATGTCGGACGCTGTCCAGCTATCGTCGCAGTCGCAGGTCCACGTCACCCAGCTGTATGAGGAGAACACCAACAAGCGTCCGGTCCTGACCTCCCAGCCCAACGGCCTGGCACCACTCAGCTCCACCCGGCCAGGCCTGCCCCTGCCGGACCGCCAGACCTCGGCCTCAGATGGCCCCCATCACTGCCGCCAGGGCAGCGCTGCCTCTAACAAGTCCGCGGACAGCAAGCCAAAGCCTACCGCGCTGACGCCGGAGCAGTCCATGAAGCAGTTCATGGCCAAAATGTCGTCGTTCGAACACCACGAGGTTTTCAGCTACCCTGAGG tgtattttgTTGGTCCAAATGCTAAGAAGAGGTCAGGAGTCATGGGCGGAGCCAACAACGGCGGCTATGACGATGATCAGGGATCCTACATCCACGTCCCACATGACCACATCGCATACCGCTACGAAGTCCTGAAGGTCATCGGCAAGGGCAGCTTTGGACAG GTGGTGAAGGCCTTCGACCACAAGTCTCAGAGCCACGTGGCTCTGAAGATGGTCCGCAACGAGAAGCGGTTCCACCGgcaggcggcggaggagatcCGCATCCTGGAGCACCTGAGGAAACAGGACAAAGACTCGAGCATGAACGTCATCCACATGCTGGAGAACTTCACCTTCCGAAACCACATCTGCATGACCTTCGAGCTGCTCAGTATGAACCTGTACGAGCTCATCAAGAAGAACAAGTTCCAGGGCTTCAGCCTCCCGCTGGTCAGGAAGTTCGCCCACTCCATCCTGCAGTGTCTGGACTCGCTGCACAAGAACCGCATCATCCACTGCGACCTCAAGCCCGAGAACATTTTACTCAAGCAGCAGGGACGCAGCGGAATCAAG GTCATAGATTTTGGTTCCAGCTGTTACGAACATCAGAGAGTTTATACCTACATCCAGTCCAGGTTCTACAGAGCGCCAGAGGTCATTCTAG GCTCCAGGTATGGGATGCCTATCGACATGTGGTCTCTGGGTTGCATCCTGGCTGAGCTGCTGACCGGTTACCCGCTGTTGCCGGGTGAAGATGAAGCAGATCAGCTGGCCTGCATCATCGAGCTACTGGGCATGCCCAGTCAGAAGCTCCTTGACGCCTCCAAGCGAGCAAAGAACTTTGTGTCATCCAAAGGCTACCCGCGGTACTGCACTGTTACGACACTGCCCGACGGCACCACTGTGCTGAATGGCGGGCGCTCGCGTCGGGGGAAGGTACGCGGCCCGCCGGGCAGCAAGGACTGGAGTGCAGCACTGAAGGGCTGTGATGACCCACTGTTCCTGGACTTCCTCAAACAGTGTCTGGAGTGGGACCCGGCGCTCAGGATGACGCCCAGTCAGGCGCTGCGCCACCCGTGGCTGAGGAGGCGACTCCCCAAACCGCCGGCAGGAACCACCACGGGGGAGAAGACCTCCTCGTCCAAAAGGGGAACCACCGACGGCGCCATCACCTCCATCTCCAAACTCGCGACAACCTCCACAACCacaacatcctcctcctccaaaaCCAGGACTAACTTGGCAGCAATCACCGACGCCAACGGAAACATCCAACCTAGGACGGTTCTGCCAAAGTTGGTCAGCTGA
- the dyrk2 gene encoding dual specificity tyrosine-phosphorylation-regulated kinase 2 isoform X1, with protein MLPLKEVKLQRERETQEVSEVERGKVGEPVYSPGHSGSQTTSPIALPPLRNINHNPLTGGSKATMSDAVQLSSQSQVHVTQLYEENTNKRPVLTSQPNGLAPLSSTRPGLPLPDRQTSASDGPHHCRQGSAASNKSADSKPKPTALTPEQSMKQFMAKMSSFEHHEVFSYPEVYFVGPNAKKRSGVMGGANNGGYDDDQGSYIHVPHDHIAYRYEVLKVIGKGSFGQVVKAFDHKSQSHVALKMVRNEKRFHRQAAEEIRILEHLRKQDKDSSMNVIHMLENFTFRNHICMTFELLSMNLYELIKKNKFQGFSLPLVRKFAHSILQCLDSLHKNRIIHCDLKPENILLKQQGRSGIKVIDFGSSCYEHQRVYTYIQSRFYRAPEVILGSRYGMPIDMWSLGCILAELLTGYPLLPGEDEADQLACIIELLGMPSQKLLDASKRAKNFVSSKGYPRYCTVTTLPDGTTVLNGGRSRRGKVRGPPGSKDWSAALKGCDDPLFLDFLKQCLEWDPALRMTPSQALRHPWLRRRLPKPPAGTTTGEKTSSSKRGTTDGAITSISKLATTSTTTTSSSSKTRTNLAAITDANGNIQPRTVLPKLVS; from the exons atgTTGCCATTAAAGGAGGTgaaactgcagagagagagagagacacaagagGTGAGCGAGGTAGAGAGAG GCAAAGTGGGCGAGCCGGTCTACTCTCCTGGTCACAGCGGCTCTCAGACAACGTCACCCATCGCCCTGCCGCCGCTTCGCAACATCAACCACAACCCCCTGAcg gGAGGCTCTAAAGCCACCATGTCGGACGCTGTCCAGCTATCGTCGCAGTCGCAGGTCCACGTCACCCAGCTGTATGAGGAGAACACCAACAAGCGTCCGGTCCTGACCTCCCAGCCCAACGGCCTGGCACCACTCAGCTCCACCCGGCCAGGCCTGCCCCTGCCGGACCGCCAGACCTCGGCCTCAGATGGCCCCCATCACTGCCGCCAGGGCAGCGCTGCCTCTAACAAGTCCGCGGACAGCAAGCCAAAGCCTACCGCGCTGACGCCGGAGCAGTCCATGAAGCAGTTCATGGCCAAAATGTCGTCGTTCGAACACCACGAGGTTTTCAGCTACCCTGAGG tgtattttgTTGGTCCAAATGCTAAGAAGAGGTCAGGAGTCATGGGCGGAGCCAACAACGGCGGCTATGACGATGATCAGGGATCCTACATCCACGTCCCACATGACCACATCGCATACCGCTACGAAGTCCTGAAGGTCATCGGCAAGGGCAGCTTTGGACAG GTGGTGAAGGCCTTCGACCACAAGTCTCAGAGCCACGTGGCTCTGAAGATGGTCCGCAACGAGAAGCGGTTCCACCGgcaggcggcggaggagatcCGCATCCTGGAGCACCTGAGGAAACAGGACAAAGACTCGAGCATGAACGTCATCCACATGCTGGAGAACTTCACCTTCCGAAACCACATCTGCATGACCTTCGAGCTGCTCAGTATGAACCTGTACGAGCTCATCAAGAAGAACAAGTTCCAGGGCTTCAGCCTCCCGCTGGTCAGGAAGTTCGCCCACTCCATCCTGCAGTGTCTGGACTCGCTGCACAAGAACCGCATCATCCACTGCGACCTCAAGCCCGAGAACATTTTACTCAAGCAGCAGGGACGCAGCGGAATCAAG GTCATAGATTTTGGTTCCAGCTGTTACGAACATCAGAGAGTTTATACCTACATCCAGTCCAGGTTCTACAGAGCGCCAGAGGTCATTCTAG GCTCCAGGTATGGGATGCCTATCGACATGTGGTCTCTGGGTTGCATCCTGGCTGAGCTGCTGACCGGTTACCCGCTGTTGCCGGGTGAAGATGAAGCAGATCAGCTGGCCTGCATCATCGAGCTACTGGGCATGCCCAGTCAGAAGCTCCTTGACGCCTCCAAGCGAGCAAAGAACTTTGTGTCATCCAAAGGCTACCCGCGGTACTGCACTGTTACGACACTGCCCGACGGCACCACTGTGCTGAATGGCGGGCGCTCGCGTCGGGGGAAGGTACGCGGCCCGCCGGGCAGCAAGGACTGGAGTGCAGCACTGAAGGGCTGTGATGACCCACTGTTCCTGGACTTCCTCAAACAGTGTCTGGAGTGGGACCCGGCGCTCAGGATGACGCCCAGTCAGGCGCTGCGCCACCCGTGGCTGAGGAGGCGACTCCCCAAACCGCCGGCAGGAACCACCACGGGGGAGAAGACCTCCTCGTCCAAAAGGGGAACCACCGACGGCGCCATCACCTCCATCTCCAAACTCGCGACAACCTCCACAACCacaacatcctcctcctccaaaaCCAGGACTAACTTGGCAGCAATCACCGACGCCAACGGAAACATCCAACCTAGGACGGTTCTGCCAAAGTTGGTCAGCTGA